The Thalassophryne amazonica chromosome 8, fThaAma1.1, whole genome shotgun sequence genome includes a window with the following:
- the ascl1b gene encoding achaete-scute homolog 1b — MESSAISSTQSAFTVALTERRASISLNAAAQDCAPPVAHPNTSAAAKVLKRQRSSSPELLRCKRRLSFNGLSYSIPQQQPVAVARRNERERNRVKQVNMGFQTLRQHVPNGAANKKMSKVETLRSAVEYIRALQQLLDEHDAVSAAFQCGLPSPTLSNSYSADPESPHSTYSSDEGGYEPLSSEEQELLDFTTWFDRY; from the coding sequence ATGGAATCCTCAGCCATCAGTTCCACTCAGAGCGCGTTCACTGTCGCGTTGACAGAAAGACGCGCAAGCATCAGCCTGAACGCCGCCGCTCAGGACTGCGCGCCCCCCGTGGCGCATCCCAACACCAGCGCCGCCGCCAAAGTGCTGAAGAGACAGCGCTCCAGCTCACCAGAGCTCCTGCGCTGCAAGCGCCGCCTGAGCTTCAACGGCCTGAGCTACTCCATCCCGCAGCAGCAGCCCGTGGCCGTGGCCCGGCGCAACGAGAGAGAGCGGAACCGGGTCAAACAGGTCAACATGGGCTTCCAGACGCTGCGCCAGCACGTGCCCAACGGCGCCGCCAACAAGAAGATGAGCAAAGTGGAGACCTTGAGGTCGGCGGTTGAGTACATCAGGGCTTTACAGCAACTTCTGGACGAACACGACGCCGTGTCGGCTGCCTTCCAGTGCGGGTTGCCGTCTCCGACCCTGTCCAACAGCTACTCCGCTGACCCGGAGTCGCCTCACTCCACCTACTCATCCGACGAGGGCGGATATGAGCCTCTGAGCTCCGAGGAACAGGAGCTGTTGGACTTCACGACCTGGTTTGACAGGTACTGA